The Solanum dulcamara chromosome 2, daSolDulc1.2, whole genome shotgun sequence region AACCTCAAAGAGGTTCGGGAATTAATGAGGAAAAATGTTGATGGAGAGGGTTCTACATCGAATGCCTCTCAACCCATTGTTGAATCAATGGTAACTGGTATGACCAACTCTGGAGGGCCAAGGGATCCTTCTCCTCTATTGTTTGCACAAATGTTTCCTCCGGTGGGTCCAATATTATTATCTCGAATGCCTCAACAAATGGCTATTACAGAAAATTATGGAATGGCTCACCTAACGCCATCAAGAATAGTGGATTCTCCGATGCCTTCACCAATGATGGCTTCTCCAATGTATTCTTCAGTGTTTCCTCCGATGACACAACAAATGGAACCTTCAACAGATATCCCTCCAATTGGTGTAACAATGTCAATGAATAACCCTATAGAGGATATCCCTTCAATTGATGTATCAACGTCAATGAATAACAATCTGAATAACTCCGATGCCTTGTCACCTAGTCCTACATTATCTGGGTTACTAAATTGGAATGATGACGTCATGACTTTACTGGATGacccattttttaaaaaatgttaatGTACAAGATCCAAATCACACCATAACTTCTAAGGACCAATGTGTGTCTTGTCAATTACTATTGTTTTCTATGTCCATGTTATCCATCGAATTGTTTAcgtcttttaatatttttaatttctatatTGTGTCATAGAACAATATGTATCACTTTTCCTTTGTCCTCATTTGAGTGTCCTTCTGTCGTGTTTTATTATCTGTTTCAAACTTTGTTGTTTCATTCACTTACTAAATCTATGGACAATTGTTTTAATGTTTACTTCATactgaaatttttatttttaaactttctagTGTAAACTAGTAATgcatctaaaattaaaattgaatcaaagaatcaaaaaatattatcaagaagacttatttaatattaacatatctttttaaaatatggtAATAATGcaatatttattactttttgGCTTTTGTATGTTCTGTTTCAACGTACTTGTATAGAAGTGATGTTTGCACTCctaaaactaaaaattaataatttatctgtttatacttttctttttatttatctaaattTTTTCTCCCTTGATGAAGTCGAGAAATTCGTCCCATGTTTGAAGTTTATTGGACAAAATCAATTTATCCATTGCATTAGAAATAGAATTTTATGCTTACTTCTACATTGGAAGACACAAATATTCAGATTAAGAAACCAAAAATTAAGGTGGGGGAGatgataatttataaataagtaaaatttGAACTACAAAACTaataatacttaaaatttaatattagaACATAGATTTACAAATACCCTAAGGTTATCGAAGTATGTCGGTGATGCTGATAAAATTGttgatatattataatgtaCATAGTGATGGCCAAAACCTCTAAGGGCATCACAAAAATTTCATTGCATCAAACTTTTGCATGGCCTTAAAAGATGAGTCTTTCAATTTGTACCTCAATGTAACTTTAAAGAGAGGAAATTGTTGACATAACTCTTTTACGATTTCAACAGaataaatgaatttttagaattttcttatgttttatttttagatttcttaagtgtaaaatatattaatattttaggaATTTTGACTTAAGActaataaaaatgtaattgccacaaaattaattgacctgatcaaataaattcttttctccaattttttatACTTTCTACACCACCTTGATGTAATTAttgataaagaaaacaaaaaacttTTTTCCAAGAAACTTAGTTGATTATCATCATTTTTATACATGataatatatacatactaacAAGCAGAAATTAATATCCTTAAGTAGTCTAATCTGAAAAAATAATGTTGATAATTATGATCAATAGaagaaaatgcattttctgttttatttttagtttatttattaaTCTATCATCGTTAAATATAACATTTCTTTAGCTTCTATAAGGAGCTATTTCTTTCAAAATCTCTCTAGGGTTGCAAGGAGAAGGtcaacattttatttttttaattttaggaGTATACACCTTTCTTGTAATATTGCTAGTCAAATTTCAAGATTAGAGACTACAATAAGGGAGTTCTAAAACAAAATATAGTCTACACCTTtattaaatcaaaatttgactTTCGGTGTTTAACAATTCAATATATTTTAATGAcccctccaggtcatttcctccattttttgatcttttcGGCGTTTAGAGCTAGCAAcgccaagtcatttatgacttactgggaCTGGGTCTTTAGGTTAGTTCTTTGACTCAACATCCTTTCTCCTTGGATCCTACTTCTTCACTcttacttcttcttctttcttattaTAGCTCTTGTGTAGTTACTTGTGTTGTACTTACCTTATATTTACGTTGTTTATTATTTGTGGAGCTCAGTTGACCTATGACTTttgcaccctgcagatcatagtaagGCTTACCATTGTTGATTTGTATTTCATACAGAGAAACTTGGATTGGGAGATTTAGTGAGCTCTTACCATCCGGAGCTAGCTAGAGGCTTGTCCTAGAAACTCATATTAGTAGAGGCCTTTAGACAGTTAGTTTGATTCAACATATCTTTAAATCAAATATGTTTtctatttcaattttgtttaatAGACCTATTCCAGTTGATTTTCCtcatttacttattttcaatTGTTGTTTTGGATATGTTAGAGTCATGAAAGACCATAAGGTTAGCTTGGGGTCACTTTTAGATCTAAGCACCATTTCGCAACTAGGGGATAGTCTCAGGTCGTCACAGGGTCATTGTGTTAAACACTAGAGAAATTAATGTAATTTATTTGGCAATTAGCCCATATGATAGAGAGTTGGAAGCAGAATAGGGGAAGAGAATTTGGAGGCATATCACCTTCTCTTATGGAACATCTTACATCAACTAGTACCACGCTAGTCTGGATCTCACTCGGAGCGCCCATCAAGAAGTATAGTTTTAGTATAGAGGTCAAAGATTAGCTCGGGTATGTAAAAAATAGGATTCGGGCATTCCTAAATCAGACACTAATTGGGATGTCAAAATGATCATAATCGCCGGCATCATTGCGGGTTTTCTCATATACATCCGTAAGTTGATTTTTGCTATGATCACTAAGGGGGCCTCGCAGGTTAAAAGGTATATTCCCTTTCCTCCACTTGTCAAAAGGCTATACAAAAATGAGAATGTACACATAGTCTCACTGGTAAAAAAAATGATCCTTTCCGATTTTCCTACgcaagagaaatattttttttccaaggtGGGGTGGATCCCATCCTAACTCTACCAGATAGACAAATTTTTAAGCTCAACCattttgtaacaccccttaaaatgttgtatgtcggtattttaattatcgatgaaaatgataatatctctgtattttgggcataacttttcataaattAGTGCAAATTAGGTGATTGAAATTTGTgaataaccacaacatcattacctacaaattttatgaagaacatatcttaacaTTCGGaatttaagtagatcaaataaattaatctttgcaagacatagtgatGTGAaggaatggagtatttatagaataaaattcatatctcgatgtagcatgctccaaattggatgattcttgaatTAACTGAAACTAGaattctatatctacaattcttatgaaaacaccaaatcctaataaggaatttatcttgttcaaacgtaggttcgaaaatggatattccgttaaaagagatcgcatctcacctaccatagaaagatttagaaccatttgacatcatccatgacatcaaaatcctccattaaattttcaagatcatcctttgtaattaattttatttattgtttagtCCCttctccacacctataaataccaccttattttctcgttttattcatcaagctttcttaagcaactcttttctctatatacatttttactcattctcaaatatagttttagtttaaGTAGTATAAAAGTACTactctggtgattcttatactttgggtagtacacaaaatgctccggcgagaagaaaaggctaggagtcCAATAGTGTTCCAAtttagagtaaagcttcggatttaaggtatgtaaggctttcatagcatcggattgagttcttccatgcgcccaatatttaaattcattataattgagttatagttgatttttatccaaatcttgaattctaaatgaattaattcttcttctattaagtTAGATATacttatgcattaatattattattattgttatctctcatattattggaattattgatcatggctactttcccatgattcctaattgatttgatgttcatgaatatttttacacatgttttgagtaaagatgttggctttttaatattttcattgatgaaaAGAGTGAtattaattaatactatatatgtattttaataagttttgaaagagcaaaagagttgagtttaaatgaatttgagtaaatgatattttgagcaagatgttttgataagatgtaaatgatgtttttgaagtataatgattgataaagaggtaatgagacgagtttgatgatttaacttaaagtccaatgagactagatgatgagattaatgtgagcacatattttgggagtagtattgagcaccgagttggataagagtttaattgactcaaaccccaaaactacgtagccagcgtaagatggaggctatgcctcttaagtcccaaaaagaggactttgatttGTGGATCCAAAATGGTGATtccctttaccctggcaaggtattggatggatgtggcaatgacatcacttcattgtatcatcgttacctcataagtgatggttgtcggttagagaaacttccaactgagtaagcatttcttattattattttaaatttgcattacatataaatgttgaaatgatgttgagttctgagctgagttttcctgagagaaatttcttgatatatgtccttaccttccttccattttacatactcgtacattccacgtactgacgtttATGATGCAGAtccaggtgttagagatcctcaacaggcgcatcgttgaagatcattatttttcagctatttggtgagttcttcttgtattcggaggaactctctatccttttattatttttgagtattatgtttcttttaaggtagccatggacatgtcattggcaccatctaagaatATTAGAgccttcatagacagagtttgatgatgtcatcaaagtagttctccttagaaactacttcttctaagaattatctatttttcctttgatgttgatgatgataagcccacattagtattcttaaatCTTCCGCTGATTAAAAAATGAgtatgagaccaagtggttctctaagaagccagagatggtttctgagtgtcggccacgcctagggtaccctctcggggaaTGACACATTTTATTGATGGTATTTTTAATAACGACAGGATAGGTCATTACATTTAAACGGGTTAAACAAATAATGACATAAACTTAATAAATTTTTCGTTCTTTCTTCCTCTCTGGTTTAAACAGATTGACGTTAGCTAGAAAGGATCAAAGAAACTTATATATCAATcctaatattattaaaagtttTCTTATTtaccataaaaagaaaaaaattcatgtgAGTAATAAATTTACATCTTCATTTGAAAAACAAATTGTAAGACATTTGAAACTAATCGCCCTTCATCTTGAGTATATTtcttgaaatgaacaaaaattttcttttaaatttcacACTATTGTAAACATATCATTTTTATGTGTGAAAATATTTCAGATTTATTTGTCTCAAAACTCATTTAGAAATATTATAATGTGAATCGAGTGACAGGTTGGTGAGTATCAGacattaacaaaaatatttaagcaagattgagtttcaaatatatttgaaagcaacataaatattttactaaatatGGTTTatccaaaattaataaaaataataatgtgctTCTACAGACATTGTAAcatctacaacaacaacaacaacaacccagtgaaatcccacatcgtgggtctggggagggtagagtgtacgcagacctgactcctaccaatgtaggacggctgtttcctaaTCATTCATAAATCGCCGTTTGATACTTAAAAAGTATTtgtgtttttaaaaaattgattatttttgcTCATATTCAGATATTCTCAAAATTGATATTTCAAAATTCCTAACAATATTTAAAATGACCTTGTTTCAATATTTACTTTTGTTCATCcttcaattaaaatatacatttcaaaaaaaaaaacttgatgaaGGAAATGAGTAAATTATGACCATATTTTGTGGAGACTACATAGATCAAACATCATTAATATGTTTCCTAATAAGTTGGTCAACATAAGACTGGaaccataaaatacatatatttcaagttgattttatCAAAATGTATGTCTAAGATCCCCTCAGTTAGTGTTTTTCCAAAATAGTTCTTCCTATCAAGAAAAATATGTCAAATTCAAACTATTCAAAAATTTAGagaatacaaatatttttatataaataggagTTAATCCTAGGCAAGAAAGAGCACAACAA contains the following coding sequences:
- the LOC129872519 gene encoding agamous-like MADS-box protein AGL80, producing the protein MPRNKGNFTFIEDESKRKVSYQKRQKGLFKKCEELKTLCDVEVAAVVYGPYRNEPYIFPNNDAARTTFIKFKELPTLEKSKNMVTIEEFTEQRIKKLEEQLHKIRKENRVKKMTNEMYEVLSGKKVSADMHPYDQNDLSRVIKQNLKEVRELMRKNVDGEGSTSNASQPIVESMVTGMTNSGGPRDPSPLLFAQMFPPVGPILLSRMPQQMAITENYGMAHLTPSRIVDSPMPSPMMASPMYSSVFPPMTQQMEPSTDIPPIGVTMSMNNPIEDIPSIDVSTSMNNNLNNSDALSPSPTLSGLLNWNDDVMTLLDDPFFKKC